Proteins encoded within one genomic window of Aquarana catesbeiana isolate 2022-GZ linkage group LG03, ASM4218655v1, whole genome shotgun sequence:
- the RNASEK gene encoding ribonuclease kappa, translating to MASLLCCGPKLAACGIVLSVWGVIMLVLLGIFFNIHSAVLIEDVPFSESDLYDDKTPPKKMYALYEQVSYNCFIAAAIYVVVGGWSFCQVRLNKRNEYMVR from the exons ATGGCTTCTCTTCTGTGCTGCGGGCCCAAGCTGGCCGCCTGCGGGATCGTCCTCAGTGTCTGGGGGGTCATTATGCTG GTCCTGTTGGGAATTTTCTTTAACATCCACTCTGCTGTTCTCATTGAGGACGTCCCATTCAGTGAAAGTGATCTCTATGACGA CAAAACCCCTCCCAAGAAGATGTACGCCTTGTACGAGCAAGTCTCCTATAACTGCTTCATCGCCGCGGCCATCTACGTGGTGGTGGGCGGCTGGTCCTTCTGCCAGGTGCGGCTGAACAAGAGGAACGAGTACATGGTTCGCTGA